The following proteins are encoded in a genomic region of Sorangiineae bacterium MSr12523:
- a CDS encoding carbohydrate ABC transporter permease, which yields MSETRSLFSDAQLRRGRARWVYFVVLTLLTLLFAAAFLFPMYWMVIGSLKEPAELARPIPTWIPESFHPEVYVQAWNELNIGRFFLNTAFYAFGAWLVQLVVDVTAAYALSKLRPVLGNVVLGAMLSTLLLPTAALLVPAYLTISDVPLLHVNLLDTPWALWLPSAANAFNIYILKQFFDQIPDELLDAARMDGAGSLRILVSIVLPLSRPVLAVVSIFAVIAMWKDFLWPLLVLQEPRTQTLSVALSRLSATGRVPLTEVMAGLVIASVPMIAAFLVFQRSILKGLTAGGLKG from the coding sequence ATGAGCGAAACGCGGTCGCTTTTCTCGGATGCGCAGCTTCGACGCGGACGTGCGCGGTGGGTCTATTTCGTCGTGCTCACCCTGCTCACCTTGCTGTTCGCCGCGGCCTTTCTTTTTCCGATGTACTGGATGGTGATTGGCTCATTGAAGGAACCGGCCGAGCTTGCGCGGCCGATTCCCACCTGGATTCCGGAGAGCTTTCATCCGGAGGTGTACGTCCAAGCGTGGAACGAGCTCAATATCGGGCGCTTTTTTCTGAACACTGCCTTTTATGCGTTTGGTGCATGGCTCGTGCAGCTCGTCGTCGACGTCACAGCGGCGTATGCCTTGTCGAAGCTCCGTCCCGTGCTCGGCAATGTCGTGCTCGGCGCAATGCTCTCGACATTGCTTCTGCCAACGGCCGCGCTGCTCGTACCTGCTTACCTCACGATAAGCGACGTCCCTCTATTGCACGTGAATTTGCTGGATACGCCGTGGGCGCTCTGGCTTCCGTCGGCGGCAAACGCTTTCAACATTTATATACTGAAGCAGTTTTTCGACCAGATCCCCGACGAGCTTCTGGATGCTGCGCGCATGGATGGCGCTGGCAGCCTGCGCATTCTGGTGAGCATCGTGCTGCCGCTCTCGAGGCCGGTGCTCGCGGTCGTTTCCATCTTCGCGGTCATCGCCATGTGGAAGGATTTTCTCTGGCCGCTCCTTGTCTTGCAGGAACCGCGAACACAGACACTCAGTGTGGCACTCAGTCGATTGTCCGCCACGGGACGCGTTCCGCTGACCGAAGTCATGGCGGGGCTGGTGATCGCAAGCGTACCGATGATCGCCGCCTTCTTGGTATTCCAGCGCAGCATTCTCAAAGGCCTCACTGCAGGCGGCCTAAAAGGCTAG